One Obesumbacterium proteus DNA window includes the following coding sequences:
- a CDS encoding CobW family GTP-binding protein gives MDKHNLRGRTPLTILNGFLGAGKTTLLKSLIFKLHTKKVRLAVIVNDMSELDIDGVIIANTELVSKEQLNFVSISATSISSNEGIEKLDIAICKLQAEFDPDIILLETSGSSHPAPLLRYFNEHPKVALKGFLTLVDAVMLKEDYDSGKKLIGVFQRNLSAGTHSIENLLVEQIMLSSKLLLTKVDRIQTDIISNIAQELHPLNPYVDIIATQWGELDPEVIFSLPDYNFHLVSKLLEEMEDAFELTPGGGIGYPFELTTQVIDDPRPFHPQRLWDTCQRFLGRGIHRSKGFFWMASRDDLALLWNQVAGSINLEFVSYWKAGVLAHNNNGLTVEEREALEKQLAKKCSRFGDRQCRLTVIGESKDVAEFTRALRRCFCTELEIEDWLNGGAFDDPWPKRVVRLKAKQ, from the coding sequence ATGGATAAGCATAATCTGAGGGGAAGAACACCACTCACCATACTGAATGGCTTTCTTGGTGCGGGAAAAACAACGCTACTAAAGAGCCTGATTTTTAAATTACATACCAAAAAAGTCAGGCTTGCCGTTATCGTTAACGATATGAGTGAGCTTGATATCGATGGCGTCATTATTGCTAACACTGAATTGGTAAGTAAAGAGCAACTGAACTTTGTAAGTATCTCAGCAACAAGCATAAGCAGCAATGAGGGAATAGAAAAGCTGGATATAGCAATCTGTAAACTCCAGGCTGAATTTGATCCCGATATTATCTTGCTTGAAACTTCGGGCAGCAGTCACCCGGCGCCTCTTTTACGGTACTTCAACGAGCATCCCAAGGTGGCTTTAAAAGGATTTCTTACCTTAGTGGATGCGGTTATGCTTAAAGAGGATTATGATTCAGGAAAAAAACTAATAGGAGTGTTTCAGCGTAATTTATCCGCAGGAACTCATAGTATTGAGAATCTTTTAGTAGAACAGATAATGCTTTCTAGTAAATTACTTCTCACTAAAGTTGATCGCATTCAAACAGATATCATTAGTAACATTGCTCAAGAGTTACATCCCTTAAATCCTTATGTAGATATTATCGCAACACAGTGGGGTGAGCTCGATCCAGAAGTGATTTTTTCTCTTCCTGATTATAACTTTCATCTTGTCAGTAAATTACTTGAGGAAATGGAAGACGCTTTTGAACTAACCCCAGGAGGGGGTATAGGCTATCCATTTGAACTCACAACACAAGTTATTGATGATCCCCGCCCATTTCACCCACAGCGTTTATGGGATACTTGCCAGAGATTTCTGGGAAGAGGTATACACCGTAGTAAGGGGTTTTTCTGGATGGCCAGTCGTGATGATTTGGCTCTTTTATGGAACCAGGTTGCCGGAAGTATCAATCTAGAATTTGTCAGTTATTGGAAAGCTGGCGTGTTGGCACATAATAATAATGGATTAACAGTTGAAGAACGCGAGGCTTTGGAAAAGCAACTCGCCAAAAAATGCTCACGCTTTGGTGATCGCCAGTGCAGATTAACCGTCATCGGAGAAAGCAAAGATGTCGCTGAATTTACCAGGGCTTTAAGACGGTGCTTTTGTACTGAACTAGAAATTGAGGACTGGCTTAATGGCGGAGCATTTGATGATCCGTGGCCAAAACGCGTTGTAAGATTAAAGGCAAAACAATGA
- a CDS encoding dihydroorotase, with translation MEMPNVVPQTTDRLALQDKFARAAQVSLANHSFYLGATNNNLDEIRQLKPDEACGVKIFMGASTGNMLVDKEDTLAKIFADSPVLIATHCEDSPFIKEREKAYRLKYGNEVPAYEHAEIRNVEACYRSSSLAVSLAKKYGSRLHVLHITTAEELALFEAAPTLEHLKKKQITAEACVHHLFFNQLDHHRLGHLIKCNPSIKAQSHQVALWQALNDGVIDIIATDHAPHTWEEKKGHYFNVPSGLPLVQHALPALLDLCVRGVMTPELMVQKISHAVTERYQIKDRGYLREGYWADVVLIDPTERYNVRNNELFYQCGWTPFNDYVFNGGSIKQTWINGHCVYHNGAILPAPTGQRLTFNRQA, from the coding sequence ATGGAAATGCCTAATGTCGTTCCGCAAACAACCGACCGTTTAGCTTTACAAGATAAATTCGCTCGTGCTGCTCAGGTCTCCCTCGCCAATCATAGCTTCTACCTGGGGGCCACCAACAATAACCTTGATGAGATTCGTCAGTTAAAACCGGATGAAGCATGCGGGGTTAAAATTTTCATGGGAGCTTCAACGGGAAACATGCTGGTTGATAAGGAGGACACGCTAGCAAAGATATTTGCTGATTCACCTGTACTCATTGCCACTCACTGTGAGGATTCTCCGTTCATTAAAGAGCGGGAAAAAGCTTATCGGCTGAAGTACGGTAATGAGGTGCCTGCCTATGAGCATGCAGAAATCAGGAATGTTGAAGCTTGCTACCGGTCTTCCTCACTGGCGGTGTCGTTGGCCAAAAAATACGGGTCACGCCTTCATGTCTTACATATTACAACTGCTGAAGAGCTGGCACTTTTTGAAGCAGCGCCCACCCTTGAGCATCTTAAAAAAAAGCAAATTACGGCAGAGGCATGTGTACATCATTTGTTTTTTAACCAGCTGGATCATCATCGGTTAGGCCACCTCATAAAATGCAACCCCTCTATAAAGGCGCAGTCTCACCAGGTTGCGTTGTGGCAGGCGCTTAACGACGGCGTTATTGATATTATTGCTACGGACCATGCCCCCCATACTTGGGAAGAAAAAAAGGGGCATTACTTTAATGTGCCATCTGGCTTACCGCTCGTGCAGCATGCATTACCCGCACTTTTAGATTTATGCGTACGTGGAGTAATGACACCTGAGCTTATGGTGCAGAAAATTAGCCATGCTGTAACTGAGCGTTATCAAATCAAAGATCGAGGCTATCTACGAGAAGGTTATTGGGCCGACGTCGTGCTTATTGATCCAACAGAACGTTATAATGTTCGAAACAATGAACTGTTTTATCAATGTGGCTGGACACCATTTAACGATTATGTGTTCAACGGGGGTAGCATAAAACAAACGTGGATAAACGGGCACTGTGTTTATCATAATGGAGCAATACTCCCCGCTCCTACCGGCCAGCGATTGACATTTAACCGTCAGGCTTAA
- a CDS encoding biotin--[acetyl-CoA-carboxylase] ligase, which translates to MEKCTGGLQVKIYEFDTVDSTNSEALRIMKETGDMSFAVSSNVQTAGRGRFNRVWQTPRGNVAVTIVVPVPENKNEMSTIALVTGLAIYDVLSSLVTKSRTLTIKWPNDILINGAKVSGTLVEANEKALFVGVGINRVAKPEDIGYPTVTLGEITDADTSNLVHSLVERWEDYYDMWQTYGFGALVASYNSRMHFFGESIRFSLDENKQHWISGNCKGIDEKGHLLIEDKNGNVSSHFSGEFESPL; encoded by the coding sequence ATGGAAAAATGTACGGGGGGATTGCAAGTGAAGATTTATGAGTTCGATACGGTCGACAGCACGAACAGTGAAGCTCTGAGGATCATGAAAGAAACAGGAGATATGTCCTTTGCTGTATCATCAAATGTGCAAACGGCTGGAAGGGGGCGTTTCAACCGGGTATGGCAGACCCCACGGGGAAATGTTGCGGTTACTATTGTTGTCCCCGTTCCTGAGAACAAGAACGAAATGTCCACAATTGCTTTGGTCACAGGGCTGGCAATTTATGATGTTCTTTCGAGCCTAGTCACAAAAAGCAGAACCCTGACCATCAAATGGCCAAATGACATTCTCATCAATGGGGCTAAAGTCTCAGGCACTCTGGTTGAAGCGAATGAGAAAGCGCTCTTTGTTGGTGTTGGGATAAACAGGGTTGCGAAGCCTGAAGATATTGGTTACCCAACAGTCACTCTCGGTGAGATAACCGATGCCGATACGTCAAACTTGGTTCACTCACTTGTCGAACGTTGGGAGGACTATTATGACATGTGGCAAACCTACGGCTTTGGGGCGCTTGTGGCTTCATATAATAGCCGGATGCATTTCTTTGGAGAGTCGATAAGATTTTCTTTGGATGAAAACAAGCAGCACTGGATTTCAGGAAACTGCAAGGGGATCGACGAAAAAGGTCACCTCCTCATAGAAGATAAGAACGGAAATGTTTCTTCCCACTTCTCAGGCGAATTTGAAAGCCCACTATAG
- a CDS encoding ABC transporter substrate-binding protein, with protein sequence MLFKRNALLTMLLSFSSLAAASTNYPQTLDNCGHTETFTQPPTRVVTIGQHETELLLALGLQNKIVGTSVWFGSLPKEFKDSGHALNRLANNAPSFEAVVAQNPDLVLAQYSWHVGPQGEVATREQFEKLGIKTWISPADCMGKSVTERSNGDGARTTPYTLDYIKSEISDISKIFDVSDRGEKLERALASRISHAQRETEQVKTRHLKVVYWFSSSRLKGDPWVAGSNGAPGWISKTLGIQNIIDSNDEWPAVTWEHIAESKPDIIVVADMERRLYPADDVAVKLAFLKNDPVTREMPAVKEGHIIVVPAMSLNPSLRNVDAVELIGNKISTFNNQP encoded by the coding sequence GTGCTATTTAAAAGAAATGCTTTATTGACCATGCTCCTTTCGTTCAGCAGCTTGGCCGCGGCATCTACCAATTACCCGCAGACTTTGGATAATTGTGGTCACACTGAAACATTCACGCAACCACCAACTCGCGTGGTGACCATCGGGCAACATGAAACAGAATTATTGCTGGCACTCGGGTTACAAAATAAAATCGTAGGGACGTCCGTGTGGTTCGGTAGTTTACCTAAGGAGTTTAAAGACAGCGGGCACGCTCTCAATCGTCTGGCTAACAATGCGCCGAGTTTCGAGGCCGTTGTCGCACAAAATCCAGACCTGGTTCTTGCACAATACAGCTGGCATGTAGGGCCTCAGGGGGAAGTCGCAACCCGTGAACAGTTTGAGAAGTTGGGTATAAAAACATGGATATCGCCTGCAGATTGCATGGGTAAATCCGTTACAGAGCGCTCAAATGGTGACGGTGCACGTACGACCCCATACACACTTGATTATATCAAGAGTGAAATCAGCGATATTTCTAAAATATTTGACGTTAGTGATCGTGGGGAGAAGCTTGAACGTGCGCTCGCATCAAGGATCTCTCACGCTCAGCGTGAAACCGAGCAGGTAAAAACACGTCATCTAAAAGTCGTTTATTGGTTCTCAAGCAGCCGTCTGAAAGGGGACCCTTGGGTAGCTGGCAGTAATGGCGCTCCGGGATGGATCAGTAAAACCTTAGGGATCCAAAATATCATCGACTCCAATGATGAATGGCCTGCCGTCACTTGGGAACATATTGCTGAGTCTAAACCGGATATTATTGTCGTAGCAGACATGGAAAGAAGGCTTTATCCTGCCGATGATGTAGCCGTAAAACTTGCCTTTCTAAAAAATGACCCTGTTACACGGGAAATGCCCGCGGTCAAAGAAGGTCATATCATTGTTGTACCCGCCATGTCACTGAACCCATCACTTCGAAATGTTGATGCCGTCGAACTCATCGGTAACAAAATTTCTACATTTAATAACCAACCATGA
- a CDS encoding FecCD family ABC transporter permease — MKGIGRIQRRIVILAIAGTIALPAMMVIASSVGDMQVSLINTIHAITNGLGITHYQMSPIEAGIIWQYRMSRTLMAVCCGGGLSLCGLVLQAVLRNSLADPYLLGISSGASTGAVCIMLLGFGGGVLSVGLGAFIGACAAFGLIMFLAGGMRNRTGHIILAGIAGSQLFNALTAYVVSTSANAEQSRSVMFWLLGSLSGVRWPDAILGLIVTVVGLIIVLCYASSLDTFTFGEEVAATLGIRILYVRFMLLLTTALITATIVSSIGAVGFVGLVIPHITRMLVGPRHIISIPVTFLIGSHFMIIADLISRTLITHQVLPIGVVTALVGAPAFAFILYQNREKSF; from the coding sequence ATGAAAGGCATAGGTAGGATTCAACGTCGCATTGTTATCTTAGCCATCGCAGGCACAATAGCTTTGCCTGCGATGATGGTGATAGCATCCTCAGTTGGGGACATGCAAGTGTCATTAATCAATACGATTCATGCCATCACTAATGGTCTGGGTATCACCCATTACCAGATGTCACCTATTGAGGCAGGAATTATCTGGCAGTATCGCATGAGCCGGACTTTGATGGCGGTCTGCTGCGGCGGTGGTCTTTCTCTCTGTGGGCTTGTCCTTCAGGCTGTACTGCGTAACTCTTTGGCTGACCCCTATCTTTTAGGTATTTCATCGGGAGCTTCTACCGGGGCGGTGTGCATCATGCTGCTCGGTTTTGGAGGCGGGGTGCTGTCTGTCGGACTTGGGGCTTTCATCGGGGCATGTGCGGCTTTTGGCCTGATTATGTTTCTTGCCGGCGGTATGCGCAATAGAACAGGACATATCATCCTGGCAGGCATTGCAGGATCACAGTTGTTCAATGCGCTAACGGCTTATGTTGTCAGTACATCAGCTAATGCTGAACAATCACGAAGTGTCATGTTTTGGTTACTGGGCAGCCTGAGCGGCGTTCGCTGGCCGGATGCTATATTGGGACTGATTGTTACCGTCGTGGGCCTTATTATTGTCCTCTGTTATGCCAGTTCACTGGATACTTTTACCTTCGGTGAAGAAGTCGCAGCAACACTAGGAATACGCATATTGTATGTCCGTTTTATGCTCTTGCTAACGACAGCGCTTATCACTGCAACCATTGTGAGCTCAATCGGAGCGGTGGGATTTGTGGGGCTTGTCATACCTCATATTACAAGGATGCTGGTTGGGCCTCGCCATATAATTTCTATCCCCGTTACGTTTCTAATCGGATCTCACTTTATGATCATTGCGGACCTCATTTCAAGAACTCTCATCACCCATCAGGTTCTGCCAATAGGTGTAGTGACCGCATTAGTCGGGGCTCCTGCTTTTGCCTTCATTCTTTATCAAAATCGGGAGAAATCCTTTTGA
- a CDS encoding ABC transporter ATP-binding protein: MNVKDLNVELGGSPILKGINFEVGSGKVVGLLGPNGSGKSTLIKCLAGLIPTAMPYVAINDKLLCDMTRRSLAQKVAFVPQHAEADGDLSILDIVRLGRTPFRGAFSFWSEEDNSAVSDAMVYMHLNTLKDRAWRHLSGGERQRCQIARALAQKPDVLILDEPTNHLDIEYQLELMRLIMELPITVIVALHDLNLAANYCQLLAILARGQLVASGAPSEVLTADLLRSIWHVNASIDHSVEGCIDIRYSYHASSKKNTEPNILRKHGKPVITPMEPVEYTDYVS, encoded by the coding sequence GTGAATGTAAAAGACCTGAATGTAGAATTAGGGGGAAGCCCAATACTTAAAGGTATTAATTTTGAGGTAGGTTCAGGGAAAGTCGTCGGTTTACTCGGCCCGAATGGTTCAGGTAAGTCAACCCTGATAAAATGTCTTGCAGGGCTTATTCCTACTGCAATGCCGTACGTTGCCATAAATGATAAATTGTTATGTGATATGACGCGCAGATCGCTGGCACAAAAGGTAGCGTTTGTCCCGCAACATGCAGAAGCAGATGGTGACCTCAGTATTCTCGATATTGTTCGTTTAGGACGGACGCCTTTTCGTGGTGCCTTTAGTTTTTGGAGTGAGGAAGACAACAGTGCCGTAAGCGATGCTATGGTATACATGCATCTGAATACGCTTAAGGATCGCGCCTGGCGACACCTATCGGGTGGAGAACGTCAGCGTTGCCAAATAGCCAGAGCATTGGCGCAGAAGCCAGATGTTTTAATACTGGATGAACCGACAAACCATCTGGATATAGAGTACCAACTTGAGCTTATGCGTCTCATTATGGAACTTCCTATTACCGTCATTGTTGCATTGCATGACCTTAATTTAGCTGCCAATTACTGCCAGCTGCTCGCAATCCTCGCCAGGGGCCAGCTTGTTGCGAGCGGTGCACCTTCTGAAGTATTAACCGCAGATTTATTAAGGTCAATTTGGCACGTTAATGCTTCCATTGATCACTCTGTTGAAGGCTGTATTGATATCAGATACTCCTACCATGCCAGTAGTAAAAAGAATACAGAACCAAACATACTGCGTAAGCATGGGAAGCCGGTGATAACGCCAATGGAGCCAGTTGAATATACCGATTATGTCTCTTAA
- a CDS encoding DUF1289 domain-containing protein, which translates to MVKSPCIDECLFLNPKGWCQGCGRTLKEAREWQKLSPFHRKKIENALPTRLRNLKKNMS; encoded by the coding sequence ATGGTTAAGTCCCCATGTATAGATGAGTGTCTTTTTTTAAACCCTAAGGGCTGGTGTCAGGGTTGTGGACGGACGTTGAAAGAAGCTCGAGAATGGCAAAAACTCTCTCCTTTTCACCGTAAAAAAATAGAGAATGCACTCCCCACTCGTCTTAGAAATTTAAAGAAAAATATGAGTTAG
- a CDS encoding DUF1349 domain-containing protein, whose amino-acid sequence MDKRLFSEFLWMNESKATFSDGRITILAPEKCDFFFNNNTSSENGITPDNLSNAPFLFTEVSGDFVLTVKVIVDFKDTYDAAAVMVMKNDHVWVKSCFEKTDFGTNAVVSVVMNQVTDDANGCNIDGNSVWLKVVRIGQSFALHYSQDGKSFNMTRVFSLPVDDIVKVGLVAQAPIGNGGERHFEHLVLERKTLDNIRFA is encoded by the coding sequence ATGGATAAAAGGCTTTTCTCTGAGTTTCTATGGATGAATGAAAGTAAGGCAACATTCAGTGATGGTCGAATAACTATTTTGGCTCCTGAGAAATGTGATTTCTTCTTCAATAACAACACCTCGTCAGAGAATGGAATTACACCTGATAATCTCAGTAATGCGCCTTTCTTATTCACGGAGGTTTCTGGCGATTTCGTATTAACCGTCAAAGTCATTGTCGATTTTAAAGACACCTATGATGCCGCTGCAGTAATGGTCATGAAAAATGACCATGTTTGGGTAAAATCATGTTTTGAAAAGACAGACTTTGGTACCAACGCAGTTGTCAGCGTTGTGATGAATCAGGTAACCGATGATGCTAACGGCTGTAATATTGATGGCAACAGTGTCTGGTTGAAAGTTGTACGCATCGGCCAGTCTTTTGCCCTTCACTATTCCCAAGATGGAAAGTCATTTAATATGACTCGTGTATTTTCTTTACCCGTTGATGACATCGTTAAGGTCGGGTTAGTCGCCCAAGCTCCAATAGGTAATGGTGGTGAACGACATTTCGAACATCTGGTTTTAGAAAGAAAAACGCTAGACAACATCCGATTTGCCTAA
- a CDS encoding short chain dehydrogenase, with product MKTILLIGSTGSMGKAALSGLSHHTIITANRSGVGAEYVVDITDENSLRSLFEAVGTIDAVVNTVGYCEYGSFQEMTNEQWRTTIDSKFIGQMNIVRIGSDYVRDGGSFTLISGILSVKPIPMAIADATTSAAIETFAKCVVFEMPRNLRVNVVNPTVLEESWDTYGEMMPGFQAVPGVLVGKAFQRCVEGFISGQVITVDA from the coding sequence TTGAAAACAATTCTTCTCATTGGTTCTACTGGCAGCATGGGAAAAGCCGCTCTGTCGGGCTTGTCACACCATACAATTATTACAGCCAATCGTTCTGGAGTGGGGGCTGAATATGTAGTTGATATCACTGATGAAAACTCTTTAAGGTCATTATTTGAAGCTGTAGGTACCATCGACGCGGTGGTCAATACCGTTGGCTATTGCGAATATGGCAGTTTCCAGGAAATGACCAACGAACAGTGGCGTACCACTATTGACAGCAAATTTATAGGTCAGATGAACATTGTTCGTATTGGCAGCGACTACGTAAGAGACGGTGGGTCCTTCACGCTGATTTCTGGCATTCTGTCCGTCAAGCCGATCCCTATGGCTATTGCCGATGCCACAACAAGTGCTGCAATAGAAACTTTCGCAAAATGCGTCGTATTTGAAATGCCAAGAAACTTACGAGTTAATGTCGTTAACCCAACTGTTTTGGAGGAGTCCTGGGATACCTACGGCGAGATGATGCCAGGTTTCCAGGCTGTCCCAGGCGTACTTGTTGGAAAAGCTTTTCAACGATGTGTCGAAGGTTTTATTTCAGGACAGGTTATCACTGTTGACGCCTGA
- a CDS encoding TetR/AcrR family transcriptional regulator — MKKKRMTATQRREQLLECALEVLRDEGADGLTLNRVAQKAGVTKPVVYRQFESRAGLLVVLYQNYCLSHLNATQEALKHANDLASAAHILAHCYIQCVLSSDSLSLAVDAALDGSASTEAVKETCDNNMLEFWEASLLKFKGKLINKISFIGFSGAAKSLSKAVAGKEVLQSDAESFLANLLL, encoded by the coding sequence ATGAAAAAGAAAAGAATGACAGCAACTCAGCGCCGTGAGCAACTTCTTGAATGTGCGCTGGAAGTGCTAAGAGATGAAGGCGCTGATGGGTTGACTTTAAATCGGGTGGCTCAAAAAGCGGGAGTGACAAAACCTGTTGTTTACCGACAATTTGAAAGTCGCGCCGGCCTATTAGTCGTTTTATATCAAAATTATTGCCTTAGTCATCTAAACGCCACGCAAGAAGCATTAAAACATGCTAACGACTTAGCAAGTGCTGCACATATTTTGGCCCATTGCTATATTCAATGTGTATTGTCATCCGATTCTCTCTCCCTAGCCGTTGATGCAGCATTAGATGGTTCGGCTAGCACGGAGGCAGTGAAGGAAACGTGCGACAATAATATGTTAGAATTCTGGGAAGCTTCTTTGTTAAAGTTTAAAGGTAAACTTATAAACAAAATTTCCTTTATCGGTTTTTCCGGTGCTGCAAAATCTTTGTCTAAAGCGGTTGCTGGGAAAGAAGTTTTACAATCCGACGCTGAGTCTTTTTTAGCAAATTTACTCTTATAA